The Lactuca sativa cultivar Salinas chromosome 2, Lsat_Salinas_v11, whole genome shotgun sequence genome includes a window with the following:
- the LOC111902550 gene encoding isocitrate dehydrogenase [NAD] regulatory subunit 3, mitochondrial, with amino-acid sequence MAQRTVTILKKLFSDTPPHLRSCLRSITYMPRPGRGGSIPVNPITGEGIPRLVTLIPGDGIGPLVTGAVEQVFEAMRAPVTFEKFEVHGDMNTIPDDVMASIKKNRVCLKGGLITPVGGGVNSLNLLLRRELDLYVSLVSCFNLPGLPSRHENVDIVVIRENTEGEYSGLEHEVVPGVVESLKVITKFCSERIAQYAFEYAHLNNRKTVTAVHKANIMKLADGLFLESCREIAKRYPNIKYNEIIVDNCCMQLVSKPEQFDVMVTPNLYGNLVANTAAGIAGGTGVMPGGNVGTEYAIFEQGASAGNVGKPKIVEKKRANPVALFLSSAMMLRHLQLPDYADRLENAVKRVIFEGKYRTKDLGGSSTTQEVADAVISALE; translated from the exons CAATTCTAAAGAAACTCTTCTCCGATACCCCTCCTCATCTCCGATCATGCCTACGCTCCATAACCTACATGCCGCGACCCGGACGCGGCGGCTCGATACCCGTTAACCCTATTACCGGAGAGGGTATTCCAAGACTCGTTACTCTAATCCCAGGCGATGGGATCGGCCCTTTGGTGACCGGCGCCGTTGAACAGGTCTTCGAGGCAATGCGTGCGCCGGTTACCTTCGAGAAATTTGAAGTTCATGGCGACATGAACACGATACCCGATGATGTTATGGCTTCGATCAAGAAGAATCGAGTTTGTTTGAAGGGCGGATTGATTACGCCGGTGGGCGGAGGGGTTAATTCGTTGAATCTTCTGTTGAGGAGAGAACTAGATTTGTATGTCTCGCTTGTGAGCTGTTTTAATTTACCTGGGTTGCCTTCGAGGCATGAAAACGTCGATATCGTGGTGATCAGGGAGAACACGGAGGGGGAGTATTCGGGTTTGGAGCATGAAGTTGTTCCTGGTGTCGTTGAAAGTCTTAAG GTGATAACAAAGTTCTGCTCTGAACGCATAGCACAGTATGCTTTTGAGTATGCTCACCTCAACAACAGAAAGACTGTAACAGCTGTTCATAAAGCAAACATCATGAAGCTTGCAGATGGTCTTTTCTTGGAATCTTGTAGGGAGATTGCTAAAAGATATCCCAACATCAAATACAACGAAATCATTGTTGATAATTGCTGCATGCAACTTGTTTCAAAGCCTGAGCAATTCGATGTCATG GTGACTCCTAACCTTTATGGCAACCTAGTTGCAAACACTGCTGCTGGAATTGCTGGTGGGACAGGTGTCATGCCAGGGG GAAATGTTGGAACTGAGTATGCAATCTTTGAGCAAGGTGCATCAGCTGGGAATGTTGGGAAACCAAAAATTGTTGAGAAGAAGAGAGCAAACCCTGTGGCTTTATTCCTCTCATCAGCCATGATGCTCAGACACCTTCAGCTTCCTGATTATGCAGATCGCCTTGAAAATGCAGTGAAACGTGTCATTTTTGAGGGGAAATATCGCACAAAAGATCTTGGAGGAAGTAGCACAACACAAGAAGTTGCTGATGCAGTCATATCAGCACTCGAATGA